From the Paenibacillus sp. FSL H8-0548 genome, one window contains:
- a CDS encoding alpha-L-rhamnosidase, producing MNGISEWIWRSRRIRINDFSYFRKEFKAAGELVSAQLYVSAHHYVQVYINGVRIGGYGTPAPTNPWKRKLFMEHDISDQLQTGTNCITADAHYLGGGGQNYVDGLPGFRLELHLAYADGKKRIVKSDTSWTTLVDMPHRIGTLYQQNRRVSAIEDYDARKWDEAWRYAGWNSTLPTAKAKKARIGKEEWPMARQAIPEGAIGEELPLRKLELHAGSWNETDRPQVFDAGVIVSGWPKLRLKGIEGVTVRMRYSEDLDDWGRVKHNVCNEDSDHYYDQYTMRGDTLEEWQPDFSYKAFRYVEITGYPLSIETENELIVCLAYTDIDYTGGFRCSDDHLNSLYEACIRTQKNNTLGQTVDCPHREQAQYIADTDLQAETLFYNFNALTVIEKTLSDFADAQLEDGTFPFVAPSNYDNPDFTLQIPEWDLHYATLLWKLYETSGNGSLLHTYHAPLRRMVDYFISRLDPAIGLVPLDKGWHISDWPYPSVDHEGEFLTVQQIKLLQAIRIVAETAAFVGETELSASYRQSAEQLASNILKHLYDQPLGRVKDCYRSKRAHQGVTAIALYADVIPSSDREKAIAFVADMPWECRTVLSLPLLRMLFENDREAEAFAILNRREYPGWGYMIAQGARTMWEGWEDIESHSHAWNGYPARLLQEYVVGIQSEAPGFRKAVIRPYFPDSLTFAEAKVWTVQGDLYVRWEKLPGGGIRMKANIPAAIDARMEISLPQRKVVMEIGPGIHDMKLE from the coding sequence ATGAATGGAATTTCAGAATGGATCTGGCGATCACGACGTATACGGATTAACGATTTTTCTTATTTTCGCAAGGAATTTAAGGCTGCAGGGGAATTAGTCTCCGCACAGCTGTACGTATCGGCTCATCACTATGTTCAGGTGTATATAAATGGGGTGAGAATAGGCGGTTACGGCACACCGGCGCCAACAAACCCATGGAAGAGAAAGCTATTTATGGAACATGATATCTCCGATCAGTTACAGACAGGTACAAATTGCATTACAGCCGATGCACACTATTTAGGGGGAGGGGGGCAGAATTATGTTGATGGCCTGCCCGGGTTTCGTCTTGAGCTCCATCTAGCCTATGCGGACGGCAAGAAGAGGATTGTGAAGAGCGATACGAGCTGGACAACGCTTGTAGACATGCCGCACCGGATAGGTACCCTCTATCAGCAGAACCGCAGAGTATCGGCGATAGAGGATTATGACGCGAGAAAATGGGATGAGGCTTGGCGTTATGCGGGCTGGAATTCTACATTGCCTACAGCGAAGGCCAAGAAAGCGAGAATAGGCAAGGAAGAGTGGCCAATGGCAAGGCAGGCGATTCCCGAAGGAGCGATCGGAGAGGAGCTTCCTTTAAGAAAGCTTGAACTGCATGCTGGAAGCTGGAATGAGACGGATAGGCCCCAGGTGTTCGATGCGGGAGTCATCGTATCCGGTTGGCCGAAGCTGAGGCTAAAGGGGATCGAGGGCGTGACGGTTCGTATGCGATACTCCGAGGATCTGGATGATTGGGGGAGAGTCAAACACAATGTTTGCAACGAGGACTCGGATCATTATTATGATCAGTACACGATGCGCGGAGATACATTGGAGGAGTGGCAACCGGATTTCTCGTACAAGGCTTTCCGTTACGTCGAAATAACCGGTTACCCGCTGTCGATCGAGACGGAAAATGAACTTATCGTCTGCCTGGCCTATACGGACATCGACTACACGGGAGGCTTCCGCTGCTCTGACGACCATTTGAACTCCCTATACGAAGCATGTATTCGCACTCAAAAGAACAATACGCTGGGGCAGACCGTAGATTGTCCCCACCGCGAGCAAGCCCAATATATCGCAGATACGGATTTGCAGGCGGAGACGCTATTTTACAACTTTAACGCATTAACTGTCATTGAGAAGACGCTTAGCGATTTTGCCGATGCCCAGCTCGAAGACGGTACTTTCCCTTTTGTGGCACCATCCAACTATGACAACCCAGACTTTACACTGCAAATTCCAGAATGGGATTTGCATTATGCAACACTGCTGTGGAAGCTGTACGAGACTTCTGGAAACGGCTCGCTGCTGCATACCTATCATGCTCCGCTGCGTAGGATGGTGGATTATTTTATAAGCAGGCTTGATCCGGCTATAGGGCTTGTTCCGCTCGATAAAGGCTGGCACATCAGTGATTGGCCTTATCCGTCTGTAGATCATGAAGGCGAATTTCTGACTGTTCAACAGATCAAGCTGCTGCAAGCGATCAGGATTGTTGCTGAAACAGCGGCATTCGTTGGTGAGACAGAGCTGTCCGCTTCCTATCGGCAGTCGGCTGAACAATTGGCTAGCAACATCCTGAAGCATTTATATGATCAGCCGTTGGGGCGGGTGAAGGACTGCTATCGGTCCAAGCGGGCCCATCAAGGGGTGACTGCGATTGCCTTGTATGCGGATGTGATTCCGAGTAGCGACCGGGAGAAAGCGATTGCTTTTGTTGCAGATATGCCGTGGGAGTGCCGCACGGTTCTGTCGCTGCCGCTTCTGCGGATGCTGTTCGAGAATGATCGGGAAGCGGAAGCCTTCGCTATTTTGAATCGCCGCGAATATCCAGGATGGGGGTATATGATCGCGCAGGGTGCTAGAACGATGTGGGAAGGCTGGGAGGATATCGAAAGCCATTCCCATGCATGGAATGGTTATCCGGCTCGACTTCTGCAGGAATATGTAGTTGGGATACAATCAGAAGCGCCAGGCTTTAGGAAGGCAGTCATTCGCCCTTATTTTCCTGATTCCTTAACCTTTGCAGAGGCGAAGGTTTGGACTGTTCAAGGTGATCTGTACGTCCGATGGGAGAAACTCCCTGGGGGCGGCATTCGAATGAAGGCCAACATTCCAGCGGCGATCGACGCGAGAATGGAGATTTCTCTTCCGCAGCGAAAGGTCGTCATGGAGATCGGACCTGGTATTCACGATATGAAGCTAGAATAA
- a CDS encoding AraC family transcriptional regulator, whose amino-acid sequence MNFTSYILEGRMFWEPDFPMYVTRERERFSLPIHAHDFVEIQYVAEGKGYHYVGEERLLVEKGDLYIIPIGTRHVYRPSSEAPKDELIVYNCLFASGVLELLQRTYPLPTEIRELLSDEQRAYHTYKDLYHEARMHMEELHREYNTKQPGYEAALYALLTRLLVYLYRLELNLVSPLPAYTQFGSILTYIEENYNQPLTLSDIAKLIPASPGYVQRMFKLTTGQSFTEYRQNLRIKKSTELLEQSSLSIKEIAERVGYQDLKFYHSLFRKKTGTSPLRYRSNIRDSAFNSDVNP is encoded by the coding sequence TTGAACTTTACTTCATATATTCTCGAGGGCAGGATGTTCTGGGAGCCTGATTTTCCAATGTATGTAACGAGAGAACGCGAGCGCTTCTCTCTGCCTATCCATGCTCATGATTTTGTGGAAATCCAGTATGTCGCTGAAGGAAAAGGATATCATTATGTAGGAGAAGAAAGACTTTTGGTAGAGAAGGGAGATCTCTACATTATTCCTATAGGGACTCGCCACGTTTATCGTCCTTCATCCGAAGCACCCAAAGACGAGTTAATCGTATATAACTGCCTCTTTGCCTCTGGGGTTTTGGAGCTGCTTCAGCGAACCTATCCTCTGCCGACCGAAATCAGAGAACTATTGTCCGATGAGCAGCGAGCCTATCACACTTATAAGGATCTCTACCATGAAGCACGTATGCATATGGAAGAGCTGCACCGAGAATATAACACAAAGCAGCCGGGTTATGAGGCTGCTTTGTACGCCCTGTTGACCCGGCTGCTCGTTTATTTGTACCGTCTAGAATTGAATCTAGTCTCTCCACTTCCTGCTTATACGCAATTCGGCTCCATACTCACATATATCGAGGAAAATTATAATCAGCCCTTGACTCTATCCGATATCGCTAAGCTCATTCCCGCAAGTCCGGGTTACGTACAGCGGATGTTCAAGCTGACCACTGGACAGTCGTTCACCGAATATAGGCAAAACCTGCGAATTAAGAAAAGCACAGAGCTACTCGAACAATCCTCCCTGTCGATCAAGGAAATAGCCGAGAGGGTTGGATACCAGGATCTGAAGTTCTACCATTCGTTATTCCGGAAGAAGACAGGAACTTCCCCCCTGCGTTACCGCTCTAATATTCGCGATTCAGCTTTTAATAGTGACGTTAATCCGTAG
- a CDS encoding S-layer homology domain-containing protein, with product MTNVIRFILVAVMIFTLSGLSYTDVKAAEKQKALFEIKTLETNDGIHLTVLGKDLSDVYAFELQFEFDSLRLQFIGASTTWEGFTVNPSIKGKHILFAHTKVGNTKGVSGNATMTELRFKRIRGGNSDVVFKEARLVDSSLRDMRLNQQKQVQFPSHLQTVKINDIKNHWAETKLNQALELGVVTGYSNGTFRPDLPITRAEFSTLLARTLLLPAAQGVLKFTDEKLIPHWAKEHIAATVQAGLVKGYDDGTFQSDRLINRSEMAVMVVRALKEQPDHIIDLTFSDTASIPVWANPSVKLAVDQGLMQGRGGNIFAPLDRATRAEAVSILLDVLHKLMGA from the coding sequence ATGACGAATGTCATAAGATTTATTTTAGTAGCTGTGATGATTTTCACCTTATCTGGCTTATCTTACACGGATGTGAAGGCAGCCGAAAAACAAAAAGCATTATTTGAAATTAAGACATTGGAGACAAACGATGGAATTCATCTAACCGTGCTAGGAAAGGACTTGTCAGATGTTTATGCGTTTGAACTGCAATTTGAATTTGATTCACTTCGTTTGCAATTTATTGGTGCAAGTACCACGTGGGAAGGATTTACGGTTAATCCCAGTATTAAGGGGAAGCATATCCTGTTCGCGCACACTAAGGTCGGTAACACAAAAGGGGTTTCAGGAAACGCAACAATGACAGAACTGCGCTTCAAACGAATTCGGGGCGGTAATTCGGATGTTGTATTCAAGGAAGCCAGATTGGTCGACTCTTCTCTCCGTGATATGCGGTTGAATCAACAGAAACAGGTGCAATTCCCAAGTCATTTGCAGACCGTAAAAATAAACGACATTAAAAATCACTGGGCTGAAACGAAATTAAATCAAGCGCTGGAGTTGGGCGTTGTAACCGGATATAGTAATGGGACGTTCAGACCGGATCTTCCGATTACCAGAGCAGAGTTCTCCACACTGTTGGCGCGTACGCTACTTCTTCCAGCAGCACAGGGAGTCCTAAAGTTTACCGATGAAAAGCTAATACCTCATTGGGCCAAAGAACACATTGCCGCTACTGTACAAGCAGGTCTAGTGAAGGGGTATGACGACGGCACGTTCCAAAGCGACCGATTGATCAACAGGTCGGAGATGGCCGTTATGGTCGTTCGTGCTCTAAAGGAACAACCAGACCATATCATTGACCTGACCTTTTCGGATACAGCGAGTATCCCTGTTTGGGCAAATCCATCAGTAAAATTAGCGGTCGATCAAGGTTTAATGCAGGGACGTGGGGGTAACATATTCGCGCCTCTTGATCGGGCAACCAGGGCCGAAGCAGTCAGTATTCTTCTGGATGTTCTTCATAAGCTTATGGGTGCGTAG
- a CDS encoding Ig-like domain-containing protein, with protein sequence MRLRKIMRQSLLSFVCFALVAASFAWGGNNSQVTNAASYESFASAGNLVINPGFEADEQVTISPTGWQTNARAGTVTTQSSSQSGNYSLKLSATSRTGNYDNPGVGVYQVHTGLEQGTYTMSAWIRTNSPTPDSASQQRAAFLEAKDTGAPPMRAFLNLFGKNKTDWNHVLLRNVIVYNGQATIGIHIQDAIAGMAIEIDNVEFYMEHSDQNPLQNWGFESGNMNGWATTGSVSAITTGVDAGAYAAKLSPGSRISQTVAVEPGKDYIATVRTKVGNGNERIRIGVEGIDESRSAPSATTIYSLVSVAFRTGPEETTATIYVERSNDGTGDGQVDNIDLFQIDQTVVKGVDVSYLLVVEDYGGKYKANGVEQDFFDIARNRGVNAVTSMFFVESGNYIYDEQAWKDYHAGLRDDLVMVTDTMTYTGDLAWVGTVTKPRQMIPGYFGKEQALEIARRAKEHGMKFEVSFHYSDQWMSVGKAWKPLAWFDQNMEQLQTTMYNYTYDFIKTLVDEGLAPDSVKMGNEMNAGYVWPDGKIWSNNKVGFAKLSNASYQAIKDASPNTRGFLHLNNGYDVAYTNSWYTDMENNDVLWDGEAYSLYGGRETGSIVRILSNNLTRWPNKDVIFSETGLAHSTVRYSPMNVSGSMGNSYYETSQRGQYNWLIEYMQALRDVPNPHNAQIGFFYWAAEWLSKGDGHDDWFTPWIPGGSTTEIGNTVDNRTLFTYDGHVMDGMYAYLWRGKASIKPSTAQVSHNSVASYAVEPTAVTGVELEESTLELIAGESERLVATVQPADQFTYSNLVWKSSNEAVAIVNKQGIVTAVGQGTTTITVTTKEGNYSDSRNVVVAVPVLAAGVSLTMPAIAEELSAVVGERILLKAKISNSDAKDQRIVFTSSDPNVASFLGEAAETSRAGELIQQTNVTDSVTLLAHRDGNTQITITSADGNAQQIIELNVSRIPVEGIAISPGDATLSLGRTLQLTADVNPENASFPEVNWSTSNASVAIVSENGLVTGVTEGSTTITATSIDSGLTDRITITVVPVQSKEITLNLSSVRMRQGDTETLTATVLPVDTANKELIWSIEDTSVVTVNDSGLLTALQNGTTNLTVTAKDGGASVSIPIVVADEIRVTGITVTPSSASLIAGQWQQLEVAVVPSTADNTKVTWHSSDSDVADVDKSGLVLTKKAGSVQITTKSEDGGFSAVSAITVTDLLSLNKSITATRAGGSNPARYAVDGQESTAWSSGGAHAGEKLTVDLGQTALIDRTALVSWTPQDYTIEVSEDGTNFITVITRNDMVSAASSSVRMATTDDVPDQVLGRYIRLTITKIYPGQWTGVREFQVFGRFLVPAESIAIQGAPSSLIIGDNATLQATVTPNYADTSLTWSSSDPTVISVDQNGHVTAAMLEGNQGEVIGSAVITARASNGIEQSVEIGVKYPIIVEDIMLYRKDEVEIPENRKVSLDAGKTLELGIGIFQSTAHYKPVYWTSSDSSVATVNEHGIVTAHQPGTTSIKVNVDSYSNIPGGFLFTREIELTVNSANSGGEEPEKLGGKGSVSGPSEAYIGQTLDLTLGLSSLTGGFSTLDVVLNYDPLKVAFDTVDHEGTISLSEAAWSVLNDNAMQVLGTAVKPEQGQLRIIMAKTGAPVTEAGEFLTLHAKILENAESGQLNISLSDYEVSFESESALVDVIDARLDIDVKRTDKTMLGERIGEAQLLYDNTLEGNAPGQYPAAARAAFHAAIQAVVGVTGNPTASQAEIDSAVTALSNAVRAYQDAVIQRQDVPVDKTTLQAAIGIAQAKLNRSVAGNKVGQHPQAARDMLTAAIQTAQSVQGSGSATQEQVNQATQTLNEAVQTFASKIVTLVGGTGKVTIKDLSIVAKYYGATEEDANWNEIAQADLLEQGRIDIVTLAAIAQMILDEWLNE encoded by the coding sequence ATGAGATTGAGAAAGATCATGCGGCAATCATTATTATCGTTTGTATGTTTTGCATTGGTTGCTGCTTCATTCGCTTGGGGGGGGAACAATAGCCAGGTAACGAATGCGGCATCATACGAATCATTCGCATCGGCAGGAAATCTTGTCATAAATCCAGGATTTGAAGCGGATGAGCAAGTAACGATATCTCCGACAGGCTGGCAGACGAACGCGAGAGCAGGGACAGTTACAACTCAGTCGAGCAGTCAAAGCGGGAATTACTCTCTCAAGCTTTCGGCAACAAGCAGAACGGGCAATTACGATAATCCTGGCGTAGGGGTTTATCAAGTACATACGGGTCTAGAACAGGGCACTTATACGATGTCCGCATGGATCCGTACGAACAGTCCGACCCCGGACAGCGCATCGCAGCAAAGAGCGGCTTTTCTCGAAGCGAAGGATACCGGTGCTCCACCCATGCGAGCTTTCCTGAACTTATTCGGTAAAAACAAGACAGACTGGAATCATGTTCTGTTACGAAACGTTATCGTCTATAACGGTCAGGCGACAATCGGAATTCATATTCAGGATGCTATTGCGGGAATGGCAATAGAAATAGACAATGTTGAGTTTTATATGGAGCATTCTGATCAAAATCCTCTACAAAACTGGGGTTTTGAAAGCGGAAACATGAATGGATGGGCAACAACTGGCAGTGTCTCAGCCATTACAACTGGTGTTGACGCTGGAGCTTATGCAGCAAAACTTAGCCCGGGTTCTCGTATCTCGCAAACTGTTGCCGTCGAACCGGGGAAGGATTATATCGCGACAGTGCGTACGAAAGTCGGAAATGGAAATGAGCGGATTCGTATCGGAGTAGAAGGCATCGATGAAAGTCGCTCGGCTCCGTCAGCGACGACCATATATTCGCTAGTCTCTGTTGCTTTCCGCACGGGACCGGAAGAAACAACGGCTACGATTTACGTCGAACGTAGTAATGACGGAACGGGCGACGGACAAGTCGATAACATTGATCTGTTCCAAATTGATCAGACTGTGGTTAAAGGCGTGGACGTATCTTATTTGCTTGTCGTGGAAGATTACGGTGGTAAGTATAAAGCAAACGGCGTCGAACAAGACTTTTTTGATATAGCTCGCAACAGAGGCGTTAATGCGGTCACTTCCATGTTTTTCGTGGAATCCGGGAACTATATTTACGACGAGCAAGCTTGGAAGGACTACCATGCGGGCCTTCGGGATGATCTTGTGATGGTGACCGATACGATGACGTATACAGGAGACCTAGCATGGGTAGGCACGGTCACTAAACCACGCCAGATGATTCCTGGCTATTTTGGCAAAGAGCAGGCGCTTGAAATCGCTAGGAGGGCCAAGGAGCACGGCATGAAGTTTGAAGTGTCGTTCCATTACAGCGACCAATGGATGAGCGTGGGCAAAGCGTGGAAGCCGCTGGCTTGGTTCGACCAAAATATGGAACAACTGCAAACAACGATGTACAACTACACCTATGATTTTATAAAGACTTTGGTTGATGAGGGGCTCGCTCCGGACTCCGTCAAAATGGGCAATGAGATGAATGCCGGTTATGTATGGCCGGATGGAAAGATCTGGTCCAACAACAAGGTAGGCTTCGCGAAACTGAGTAATGCCTCCTATCAGGCAATAAAAGATGCGTCTCCGAATACGAGAGGGTTCCTCCATCTCAATAATGGTTACGATGTCGCATACACCAACAGTTGGTATACGGATATGGAGAATAACGACGTGCTGTGGGACGGAGAAGCCTACTCCTTGTATGGCGGCAGAGAGACTGGCAGCATTGTAAGGATATTATCTAACAATCTTACACGCTGGCCGAACAAAGACGTGATTTTCTCTGAAACGGGACTGGCTCATTCGACAGTCCGATATTCTCCGATGAATGTATCGGGGAGCATGGGAAACTCGTACTACGAGACGTCGCAGCGCGGACAATACAACTGGTTAATCGAATATATGCAGGCGCTTCGCGACGTGCCTAACCCGCATAATGCACAAATTGGTTTCTTTTACTGGGCAGCTGAATGGCTGAGCAAAGGTGACGGACATGACGACTGGTTCACTCCTTGGATTCCAGGAGGAAGCACAACAGAAATTGGTAATACGGTTGATAACCGGACGCTCTTCACATATGACGGTCATGTTATGGACGGGATGTATGCGTATTTATGGCGGGGCAAAGCGTCTATCAAGCCTTCGACAGCTCAAGTCTCTCATAATTCCGTGGCGTCCTACGCTGTAGAACCTACAGCTGTTACTGGTGTGGAACTGGAGGAGAGCACGCTGGAGCTGATCGCTGGAGAAAGTGAGCGACTGGTTGCCACGGTACAGCCTGCAGATCAGTTCACATATTCCAATCTTGTCTGGAAAAGTAGCAATGAGGCTGTGGCAATCGTGAATAAGCAAGGCATTGTAACGGCTGTCGGACAGGGAACCACCACGATTACGGTGACAACGAAAGAAGGCAACTATTCCGATTCTCGAAATGTTGTCGTTGCAGTGCCTGTTCTTGCCGCGGGAGTTAGTCTGACAATGCCGGCTATTGCAGAAGAACTCTCAGCCGTTGTTGGAGAGCGTATTCTCCTGAAGGCAAAAATCAGCAATAGCGACGCAAAGGACCAGCGAATCGTCTTCACATCTTCTGATCCTAATGTAGCCTCTTTCCTTGGAGAAGCGGCTGAAACGTCGAGAGCAGGGGAGCTTATCCAGCAGACCAACGTGACGGACTCTGTCACACTTCTTGCTCATCGCGATGGTAATACCCAAATTACGATTACTTCTGCAGATGGGAACGCTCAGCAAATCATTGAGTTGAACGTATCCAGAATTCCAGTTGAGGGCATCGCGATTTCTCCCGGTGACGCGACTCTTAGCCTCGGACGTACCTTGCAGTTAACAGCCGATGTTAATCCAGAGAACGCCTCTTTCCCGGAAGTAAACTGGTCTACTAGTAACGCTTCGGTTGCGATTGTTAGCGAGAATGGACTCGTAACAGGGGTGACGGAAGGGTCAACGACAATAACCGCAACATCTATAGATTCCGGCTTGACAGATCGCATAACGATTACGGTCGTACCCGTACAGTCGAAGGAGATCACGCTGAACCTTTCTTCCGTCCGGATGCGCCAAGGAGATACAGAGACGCTGACGGCGACCGTGCTGCCTGTAGATACGGCGAATAAAGAATTGATTTGGTCTATTGAGGACACTTCTGTTGTAACTGTAAATGACAGTGGCCTATTGACAGCATTACAGAACGGGACAACGAATCTAACCGTAACTGCTAAAGATGGAGGGGCTTCAGTTTCAATACCGATTGTCGTAGCTGACGAAATCAGGGTGACGGGGATCACGGTAACACCATCTTCCGCAAGTCTGATTGCAGGACAATGGCAGCAGCTTGAGGTGGCAGTTGTTCCAAGTACTGCAGATAATACGAAGGTCACATGGCATTCTAGCGATTCGGATGTGGCGGATGTTGATAAGTCTGGACTAGTACTTACGAAGAAGGCAGGGTCTGTGCAAATTACGACGAAATCGGAAGACGGCGGCTTCTCCGCGGTCTCGGCAATCACTGTGACGGACTTGTTGTCACTGAACAAGTCGATTACCGCAACTCGGGCAGGGGGCTCAAACCCTGCTAGATATGCGGTAGATGGACAAGAAAGTACGGCTTGGTCTTCAGGTGGTGCCCATGCCGGTGAGAAGTTGACGGTCGACTTGGGACAGACGGCACTCATTGACCGGACAGCGCTGGTTAGTTGGACACCGCAGGATTACACAATTGAGGTTTCAGAGGACGGCACGAATTTCATAACGGTGATCACTCGCAATGATATGGTGAGTGCAGCTAGCAGCTCGGTACGTATGGCAACCACCGACGACGTCCCAGATCAAGTATTAGGCCGATATATTCGTCTTACGATAACGAAGATATATCCAGGACAGTGGACGGGAGTGAGAGAATTCCAGGTGTTTGGCCGTTTTCTTGTTCCAGCAGAATCCATTGCTATTCAGGGGGCGCCATCGTCACTCATTATTGGAGACAACGCGACTCTGCAAGCAACAGTTACTCCGAACTACGCTGATACCAGTCTGACATGGAGCAGTTCTGACCCGACTGTAATCAGTGTGGATCAGAATGGGCATGTAACTGCCGCCATGTTAGAAGGTAATCAAGGCGAGGTTATTGGTTCGGCCGTCATTACGGCACGTGCTTCGAATGGTATCGAGCAATCGGTTGAAATCGGAGTGAAATATCCCATTATCGTAGAAGACATTATGTTATATCGCAAAGACGAAGTCGAAATACCAGAGAATAGAAAAGTAAGCCTTGATGCTGGCAAAACACTTGAGCTGGGTATTGGTATTTTCCAATCCACGGCACATTACAAGCCAGTCTATTGGACCTCCAGCGATTCTTCGGTTGCTACAGTAAATGAGCACGGTATCGTAACGGCTCATCAGCCGGGGACAACTTCGATCAAAGTAAACGTTGATTCATATAGTAATATACCAGGCGGTTTCCTTTTCACCAGAGAAATTGAGTTGACTGTCAATTCTGCGAACAGTGGTGGTGAAGAGCCCGAAAAGCTGGGAGGAAAGGGAAGTGTAAGTGGACCGAGTGAAGCGTATATCGGTCAAACGCTGGATTTGACGCTAGGCCTATCAAGCCTAACCGGGGGTTTCTCTACGCTAGATGTTGTCTTGAACTATGATCCGCTTAAGGTAGCTTTTGATACAGTGGATCACGAGGGAACCATTTCGCTATCGGAGGCGGCATGGAGCGTGTTGAATGACAACGCGATGCAAGTGCTAGGCACGGCTGTAAAACCAGAACAAGGTCAATTGCGGATCATCATGGCAAAAACCGGTGCTCCAGTGACTGAAGCAGGTGAATTCTTGACGCTTCACGCTAAGATATTAGAGAACGCTGAATCAGGGCAGTTAAATATTTCGCTTTCTGACTATGAAGTTTCCTTTGAATCTGAAAGCGCTTTGGTCGATGTGATAGATGCTCGGCTAGACATCGACGTAAAGCGTACCGATAAAACAATGCTTGGTGAACGTATTGGCGAAGCGCAGCTACTGTACGATAACACGTTAGAAGGTAACGCGCCGGGTCAATATCCTGCTGCAGCAAGAGCAGCATTCCATGCCGCCATTCAAGCAGTGGTAGGGGTAACCGGTAATCCTACCGCCTCACAAGCCGAGATTGATTCGGCTGTGACTGCACTATCGAATGCAGTTAGAGCTTACCAAGATGCAGTCATACAACGACAAGATGTACCTGTAGATAAAACGACGTTGCAGGCGGCAATTGGTATAGCACAAGCGAAATTGAATCGCTCAGTAGCCGGCAATAAAGTTGGTCAGCATCCGCAAGCAGCAAGGGATATGCTTACAGCGGCGATTCAAACGGCACAGTCGGTTCAAGGTAGCGGTTCCGCTACACAGGAGCAAGTGAATCAGGCGACCCAAACATTGAATGAAGCCGTACAAACCTTTGCTTCAAAAATCGTTACACTTGTGGGAGGTACAGGCAAAGTGACGATTAAGGATCTGTCGATTGTGGCGAAATACTATGGAGCGACGGAAGAGGACGCGAATTGGAACGAGATTGCTCAAGCCGATCTTCTTGAGCAAGGGCGCATTGATATCGTTACACTCGCAGCAATTGCCCAGATGATTCTGGATGAATGGCTGAATGAGTAG